The Ahaetulla prasina isolate Xishuangbanna chromosome 3, ASM2864084v1, whole genome shotgun sequence genome window below encodes:
- the LOC131194853 gene encoding uncharacterized protein LOC131194853, with product MEGQQAESVEIAQKFDSENLVEITYFPSEDMTQKPEVVEPACQLGAWPKDSDSWVSCRSGENISLGRNGEPPPSSQPHWRTVKPGKSGESLDWDLRNPLKSQSLLDLPETFERLEVRPRISSAHPPREPLAQPKFTFPPTREGEITEAQSRSDERRRTSLPSFRRQGVQAAPGTWGESQLPPPIDFSRQQRPTLPPAASIPPGWAFYPGQGWIQYQRQPASSAPFFPGGPRLIFASSAEAFQGLPSQQPGGIPPPFTTQQPATPQIPLQPQAGQLNPPAPPHPAPPPFKPTFDGNPHHLAYFLSRIEAYVEQYRHQYPSERSLINAISDGMNVGLASEWIAQLHNERAPELNDVHGFMALLRNRFQNDDLIAECETTLKTMKQGNKPLKQFVWDFRRVAGNLRHWPDRVLLHFFKEAIDQNIRKACSTRGIPEQLITGTTCP from the coding sequence atggaagggcagcaagctgaaagcgtggaaatAGCACAGAAGTTTGATTCTGAgaatttagttgaaatcacctacttcccatcggaggatatgactcaaaaacccgaagtggtagagcctgcttgtcagcttggtgcatggcccaaagactccgattcatgggtaagctgtcgttcgggagaaaacatttccctggggcggaatggagagccccctccctcttctcaacctcactggaggacagtaaaacccggtaaatcgggagagtcactggattgggacctgagaaatcccctgaaatcccagtccctattagacctccctgaaacttttgagcgtttggaagtgaggcctcgtataagctcagctcacccacctcgagagcctttagctcagcctaaattcaccttccctcccaccagagagggagaaattactgaagctcaaagccgttccgatgaacgcaggaggacctcccttccctccttcagacggcagggagttcaggcagcaccagggacttggggggaatcgcaactcccccctccaattgacttttcccgccaacagaggcctacgctgcctcctgctgcttctattcctcctggttgggcattttatcctggacaaggatggatccaataccaacggcaaccagccagttcagcacctttctttcctgggggccccaggctgatttttgcctcgtcagctgaagcatttcaaggacttccttctcagcagccagggggaattccacccccctttacaactcagcaaccagccaccccacaaatccctcttcaaccgcaagcaggccagctaaacccacctgcaccccctcacccagcccctccccctttcaaaccaacctttgatgggaatccacaccacctggcttactttctcagcagaattgaggcttacgttgaacaatatagacatcaatacccatcagaaagaagcctaatcaacgccatctcggatggtatgaacgtggggctagcctcagaatggatagctcaactacacaatgaacgtgcaccagaactaaacgatgttcacggattcatggcactgcttcgcaaccggtttcaaaatgatgacctaattgcagaatgtgaaaccaccttaaaaacgatgaagcaaggtaacaagcctctaaaacaatttgtatgggatttcagaagggttgctggtaatcttagacattggccagatcgcgtcctcctccacttcttcaaAGAGGCtatcgatcaaaacatcagaaaagcctgctctaccagaggaatcccagaacaactaataactggtacaacgtgtccatag